The proteins below come from a single Nocardioides eburneiflavus genomic window:
- a CDS encoding P-II family nitrogen regulator encodes MKLVTAVIKPHKWEDVREALETFGVAGMTVSEVSGYGRQKGHTEVYRGAEYDIALVPKIRIEIVVDDADSDDVVGIIVKTAQTGRIGDGKVWVSPVETVVRVRTGEQDASAL; translated from the coding sequence ATGAAGCTCGTCACCGCGGTCATCAAGCCGCACAAGTGGGAGGACGTCCGCGAGGCGCTCGAGACCTTCGGGGTCGCCGGCATGACGGTCTCCGAGGTCAGCGGCTACGGCCGGCAGAAGGGCCACACCGAGGTCTACCGCGGTGCCGAGTACGACATCGCGCTCGTCCCCAAGATCCGCATCGAGATCGTGGTCGACGACGCCGACTCCGACGACGTCGTCGGGATCATCGTCAAGACCGCGCAGACCGGTCGCATCGGCGACGGCAAGGTCTGGGTCAGCCCGGTCGAAACCGTCGTGCGGGTCCGCACGGGCGAGCAGGACGCGTCCGCCCTCTGA
- a CDS encoding ammonium transporter produces MDGYYAFMLVATAFVLMMTVPALALFYGGMSRSKSVLNMMMMSYVAAAIVGILYVAVGWSMGFGGDGTFFANPFELLWLDGVSTGDYIFVMFQMTFAIITAALISGAVADRMKFSAWVLFVPLWAVIVYFPMAHMVFSCTDDSLICGRIGAQDYAGGTAVHINAGIAALVLVLLLGKRIGWPREQMRPHNLTLTMLGAGLLWMGWYGFNVGSIVFGDDPETQFPLETGRTFATTTLATMAAILGWLAVERLIHKKATSLGAASGIVAGLVAITPATGAVNLSGAVAIGAIAGAVCAWAVGLKYRLGYDDSLDVVGVHLVGGIIGTVLIGVFSTSEGAGGVDGLIYGGGFGSLADQALGVVVAVVYSGILTAVIALAIKYTIGLRLDEEDEVNGIDLVAHGESAYDLHSGTSGGSSSVLAAATAPAPTKTEGASA; encoded by the coding sequence GTGGACGGCTATTACGCCTTCATGCTGGTGGCGACTGCCTTCGTCCTGATGATGACGGTTCCCGCGCTGGCCCTGTTCTACGGCGGCATGTCCCGGTCGAAGTCCGTGCTCAACATGATGATGATGTCGTACGTCGCTGCCGCGATCGTCGGCATCCTGTACGTCGCCGTCGGCTGGTCGATGGGCTTCGGCGGGGACGGCACGTTCTTCGCCAACCCGTTCGAGCTGCTCTGGCTCGACGGCGTCTCGACCGGCGACTACATCTTCGTGATGTTCCAGATGACCTTCGCGATCATCACCGCCGCCCTCATCAGTGGTGCGGTCGCTGACCGGATGAAGTTCTCGGCCTGGGTGCTGTTCGTGCCGCTGTGGGCCGTCATCGTCTACTTCCCGATGGCCCACATGGTGTTCAGCTGCACCGACGACTCGCTCATTTGCGGCCGCATCGGCGCACAGGACTACGCGGGCGGCACGGCCGTCCACATCAACGCCGGCATCGCGGCCCTCGTGCTCGTGCTGCTGCTCGGCAAGCGGATCGGGTGGCCGCGGGAGCAGATGCGTCCGCACAACCTGACGCTGACCATGCTCGGCGCCGGCCTGCTGTGGATGGGGTGGTACGGCTTCAACGTCGGCTCGATCGTCTTCGGCGACGACCCGGAGACCCAGTTCCCGCTCGAGACCGGCCGCACCTTCGCCACCACCACGCTGGCGACCATGGCCGCCATCCTCGGCTGGCTGGCCGTCGAGCGCCTGATCCACAAGAAGGCCACGTCGCTCGGCGCCGCCTCCGGCATCGTCGCGGGCCTCGTCGCCATCACGCCGGCCACCGGCGCGGTGAACCTGTCCGGTGCCGTGGCCATCGGCGCCATCGCCGGCGCCGTGTGCGCCTGGGCCGTGGGCCTGAAGTACAGGCTCGGCTACGACGACTCGCTCGACGTGGTCGGCGTCCACCTCGTCGGTGGCATCATCGGCACCGTGCTGATCGGCGTGTTCTCGACCTCCGAGGGCGCCGGCGGCGTCGACGGCCTCATCTACGGCGGCGGCTTCGGATCGCTGGCCGACCAGGCGCTCGGTGTCGTGGTCGCGGTCGTCTACTCCGGCATCCTCACCGCGGTCATCGCCCTGGCGATCAAGTACACGATCGGCCTGCGCCTCGACGAGGAGGACGAGGTCAACGGCATCGACCTGGTCGCTCACGGCGAGTCCGCGTACGACCTGCACAGCGGCACCAGCGGCGGCAGCAGCAGCGTCCTCGCCGCCGCCACCGCCCCCGCCCCCACCAAGACGGAAGGAGCCAGCGCATGA
- a CDS encoding rhamnan synthesis F family protein, whose protein sequence is MSRLAVMAHYDVAGELRPHVRGQVEALAASVDTLLVCTTASLQDSARAWLNERATVVERANYGYDFFSYKVGLDAAGDLTAYDEVVVCNDTYVFALDSYDPVFDEMATRPCDFWGLTAAERLAPHIQSFFVAFRPWVVGSHAFTRFWEEMEPISKRRQVIRRYEIGMSRRLYDAGFVSDTYFVETPEDRRIARERMRWWAAHRSTFPRTRAEVREWRERANEPWNPARSLADRVLDNARLPYVKIDTLRYDPYNLDAKRLLELCERRFPQRFEGVREFLEETAQYYPLRDTERLLPTPLALEPLFPRVRYSDAR, encoded by the coding sequence GTGTCCAGACTGGCCGTGATGGCGCACTACGACGTCGCCGGGGAGCTGCGGCCCCACGTGCGCGGTCAGGTGGAGGCGCTGGCCGCGTCGGTCGACACCCTCCTGGTGTGCACGACGGCCAGCCTGCAGGACTCCGCCCGCGCCTGGCTCAACGAGCGCGCGACCGTCGTGGAGCGCGCCAACTACGGCTACGACTTCTTCAGCTACAAGGTCGGCCTCGATGCCGCCGGCGACCTCACCGCGTACGACGAGGTGGTGGTCTGCAACGACACCTACGTCTTCGCGCTCGACTCCTACGACCCGGTCTTCGACGAGATGGCCACCCGGCCGTGCGACTTCTGGGGCCTCACGGCCGCGGAGCGCCTGGCACCGCACATCCAGTCGTTCTTCGTCGCGTTCCGCCCGTGGGTGGTGGGCTCGCACGCCTTCACCCGGTTCTGGGAGGAGATGGAGCCGATCTCGAAACGGCGGCAGGTCATCCGGCGCTACGAGATCGGGATGTCGCGGCGGCTCTACGACGCCGGCTTCGTCTCCGACACCTACTTCGTCGAGACCCCCGAGGACCGCCGGATCGCCCGCGAGCGGATGCGCTGGTGGGCCGCGCACCGCTCCACCTTCCCGCGCACGCGCGCGGAGGTCCGCGAGTGGCGCGAGCGGGCCAACGAGCCGTGGAACCCCGCACGCAGCCTGGCCGACCGGGTGCTCGACAACGCCCGGCTGCCCTACGTCAAGATCGACACCCTGCGCTACGACCCCTACAACCTCGACGCCAAGCGCCTGCTCGAGCTGTGCGAGCGTCGCTTCCCCCAGCGCTTCGAGGGGGTGCGCGAGTTCCTCGAGGAGACCGCGCAGTACTACCCCCTCCGCGACACCGAGCGGCTGCTGCCGACGCCGTTGGCCCTCGAGCCGCTCTTTCCCCGCGTGAGGTACTCCGATGCGCGGTGA
- a CDS encoding glycosyltransferase family protein, whose product MRGERRRAGQVRLDDPAEVLVDSGLVDADYVAAQLGTTFDSVAEAARAAVAAGDVSPHPLFEAQWIGRRRSWQRLGQHPVLWYVSERRRRNRIAPHPLVDPRIIFAAHPEARHHPYGALSYWLSVSGPGTPLPTRILPRKVSWSTYRAAAIDAAAQWRDEVVRERPELVGPTPALPATLATSPAVTVVMAAQDAGPLVRRTVASLQAQTFTDWHLVAVDRGSADDTAAVLQGVAAFDDRVTLVREGRCGEARALNVALEHGTAEHVAVLPLGREWLPEMLAELLAHAHHTGAAAVLAGTGAVARSRLELLSGRPVDLATALLRRDAVKDVGGFDEGLGGSVERDLMLRLTRDHDPLSVDVPALKRPDAPQPAYSDDWGSVVLERQLVDWEAAAARETQEDLVSHVMPVGTEPRRTVEWLGAVPREGSELILVGVRLRRAHHVLAASIAAIISGARFVSVPAAVSTSAATNVGIAAAAGSTVLLVRPEAMPPRQPIAHELAEVVRGTDVAAAQPLVVDLDGVVLSAGARFGPDSPHPELFLSGLPSSDAVRIGRCAVAAPAAPMVAVRTETAVALRGLDARFHSVLAETDLGLRARRAGLGGSVLVPDTVITSRTPYASAEELIGALSSLRSTVHAGAAPPPDTAPELLASAGLEVVAQRNRRVCTDPEERTAPAVLVPELVVRPIEGIHESPPRLRWAVDIAAPAAQRGDRWGDTYFARSLADALERRGQHVAIDRRDARDRDSRDHDDVLLVLRGLDRVTPRPGLLNVEWIISHPDMITADEVADFDLVYAASTSWSTRMSREWGTRIEPLLQCTDTRWFHPDRAEPDTGPALLFVGNSRGVYRYAVRSALAIGADLTLHGNDWTEFVERDQIASGGVDNREVGVLYASAGIVLNDHHLDMRRDSFASNRLFDAAACGARILSDRIDGLEEIFSGLALPFDNEHELARLVKPPYEAFPDNATRREIAHRIIAEHSFDKRAETLVDDAVRRLLARR is encoded by the coding sequence ATGCGCGGTGAGCGTCGCCGCGCGGGGCAGGTGAGGCTCGACGACCCCGCGGAGGTGCTCGTGGACTCCGGTCTCGTCGACGCCGACTATGTCGCCGCGCAGCTCGGCACCACCTTCGACTCCGTCGCCGAGGCCGCCCGCGCCGCGGTGGCCGCCGGGGACGTCTCCCCCCACCCGCTCTTCGAGGCCCAGTGGATCGGGCGCCGCCGGTCGTGGCAGCGGCTGGGCCAGCACCCGGTGCTCTGGTACGTCTCGGAGCGCCGGCGCCGCAACCGGATCGCGCCCCACCCGCTGGTCGACCCGCGGATCATCTTCGCCGCCCACCCCGAGGCCCGGCACCACCCCTACGGCGCCCTGTCCTACTGGCTCTCGGTGTCGGGCCCGGGCACGCCCCTGCCGACGCGGATCCTGCCCCGCAAGGTGTCCTGGTCCACCTACCGCGCGGCCGCGATCGACGCCGCTGCCCAGTGGCGCGACGAGGTCGTGCGGGAGCGCCCCGAGCTCGTCGGCCCGACCCCGGCGCTGCCCGCGACGCTCGCGACGTCCCCGGCGGTGACCGTGGTGATGGCCGCCCAGGACGCCGGCCCGCTGGTCCGCCGGACCGTCGCGTCGCTCCAGGCCCAGACCTTCACCGACTGGCACCTCGTCGCGGTGGACCGTGGGTCGGCCGACGACACCGCGGCGGTGCTCCAGGGCGTGGCGGCCTTCGACGACCGGGTGACCCTCGTCCGGGAGGGGCGTTGCGGCGAGGCCCGCGCGCTCAACGTCGCCCTCGAGCACGGCACGGCCGAGCACGTCGCCGTCCTCCCGCTCGGGCGCGAGTGGCTCCCGGAGATGCTCGCCGAGCTGCTGGCGCACGCCCACCACACGGGCGCGGCCGCCGTCCTCGCCGGGACGGGCGCGGTCGCCCGCTCCCGCCTCGAGCTCCTCTCCGGCCGGCCGGTCGACCTCGCCACCGCACTGCTGCGCCGTGACGCCGTCAAGGACGTCGGCGGGTTCGACGAGGGCCTCGGCGGGTCCGTCGAGCGTGACCTGATGCTCAGGCTCACCCGCGACCACGACCCGCTCTCCGTCGACGTACCCGCCCTCAAGCGCCCCGACGCCCCCCAGCCGGCGTACTCCGACGACTGGGGCTCAGTCGTCCTCGAGCGTCAGCTCGTGGACTGGGAGGCCGCCGCAGCCCGGGAGACGCAGGAGGACCTGGTCAGCCACGTGATGCCGGTCGGCACCGAGCCGCGGCGCACCGTCGAGTGGCTGGGCGCGGTGCCGCGCGAGGGGTCCGAGCTCATCCTCGTCGGGGTGCGCCTGCGCCGCGCCCACCACGTGCTGGCCGCCTCGATCGCAGCGATCATCTCGGGTGCCCGCTTCGTCTCGGTGCCCGCAGCGGTCTCCACGTCAGCCGCCACCAACGTCGGCATCGCGGCCGCTGCCGGCAGCACCGTGCTGCTGGTCCGCCCCGAGGCGATGCCGCCGCGACAGCCCATCGCCCACGAGCTGGCCGAGGTCGTCCGCGGCACCGACGTCGCGGCCGCACAACCGCTGGTCGTCGACCTCGACGGCGTCGTGCTGAGCGCCGGCGCTCGCTTCGGACCCGACAGCCCCCACCCGGAGCTCTTCCTCTCCGGCCTGCCCAGCAGCGACGCCGTACGGATCGGCAGGTGCGCGGTCGCGGCCCCTGCCGCGCCGATGGTGGCCGTACGCACCGAGACGGCCGTCGCGCTGCGCGGGCTGGACGCACGCTTCCACTCCGTCCTCGCCGAGACAGACCTGGGGCTGCGCGCCCGGCGCGCGGGGCTGGGCGGCTCCGTGCTGGTGCCCGACACCGTGATCACCTCGCGCACGCCCTACGCGAGTGCCGAGGAGCTCATCGGCGCGCTGTCCTCGCTGCGGTCCACGGTGCACGCGGGGGCCGCGCCTCCGCCCGACACCGCCCCCGAGCTGCTCGCCTCCGCCGGGCTCGAGGTGGTCGCCCAGCGCAACCGCCGCGTCTGCACCGACCCCGAGGAGCGCACCGCACCGGCGGTGCTCGTGCCGGAGCTGGTCGTCCGCCCGATCGAGGGGATCCACGAGTCGCCCCCGCGGCTGAGGTGGGCCGTCGACATCGCCGCCCCGGCCGCGCAGCGCGGCGACCGGTGGGGCGACACCTACTTCGCGCGATCGCTCGCCGACGCCCTCGAGAGACGCGGCCAGCACGTCGCGATCGACCGGCGCGACGCGCGCGACCGCGACTCCCGCGACCACGACGACGTGCTGCTCGTGCTGCGCGGTCTCGACCGGGTGACCCCGCGCCCGGGGCTGCTCAACGTCGAGTGGATCATCAGCCACCCCGACATGATCACGGCGGACGAGGTGGCGGACTTCGACCTCGTGTACGCCGCCAGCACCAGCTGGTCCACCCGGATGAGCCGCGAGTGGGGCACCCGGATCGAGCCGCTCCTGCAGTGCACCGACACCCGGTGGTTCCACCCTGACCGGGCCGAGCCCGACACCGGCCCCGCGCTGCTCTTCGTCGGCAACTCGCGCGGTGTCTACCGCTACGCCGTGCGCAGCGCGCTCGCCATCGGCGCTGACCTGACCCTCCACGGCAACGACTGGACCGAGTTCGTCGAGCGCGACCAGATCGCCTCCGGCGGTGTCGACAACCGTGAGGTCGGGGTGCTCTACGCGTCCGCCGGGATCGTGCTCAACGACCACCACCTCGACATGCGGCGCGACAGCTTCGCCTCCAACCGGCTCTTCGACGCGGCCGCGTGCGGGGCACGCATCCTCAGCGACCGCATCGACGGCCTCGAGGAGATCTTCTCGGGCCTGGCGCTGCCGTTCGACAACGAGCACGAGCTCGCCCGCCTGGTGAAGCCCCCCTACGAGGCGTTTCCCGACAACGCCACCCGCCGCGAGATCGCCCACCGGATCATCGCCGAGCACAGCTTCGACAAGCGGGCCGAGACGCTCGTCGACGACGCCGTACGCCGCCTGCTCGCCCGCCGCTGA
- the ftsY gene encoding signal recognition particle-docking protein FtsY, translating into MGDWLYLIIAIAVVGVLTLAGLLTSGRRRKAARPSGTTDVIVPSPTETETATEAPPEPAADTAGPAAPTIERPERSATRMQRLRERLARSQGGLGQGLLSLLSRDRLDEDTWEAIEDTLLTADVGVAPTQALVDKLRTRLRVEGGQAPDPRTVLREELVELVGTDLDRRVQVTGADGKPGVVLVVGVNGAGKTTTVGKIARILVAEDLTVTLGAADTFRAAAVDQLATWGERVGVEVVRGPEGGDPASVAFEAVKHGVENGVDTVLVDTAGRLQNKAGLMDELGKIKRVIEKQADVTEVLLVLDATTGQNGLIQARVFSEIVDVTGIVLTKLDGSAKGGIVVQVQRELGVPVKLVGLGEGPDDMAPFEASAFVDALLG; encoded by the coding sequence ATGGGTGACTGGCTCTATCTGATCATCGCCATCGCGGTCGTCGGCGTGCTCACGCTCGCCGGACTGCTGACGTCCGGGCGCCGCCGCAAGGCCGCGCGGCCGAGCGGCACGACGGACGTGATCGTCCCGTCGCCGACGGAGACGGAGACCGCGACCGAGGCCCCGCCGGAGCCGGCCGCTGACACCGCCGGACCCGCTGCCCCGACCATCGAGAGGCCGGAGCGCTCCGCGACCCGCATGCAGCGCCTGCGCGAGCGGCTCGCCCGCTCGCAGGGCGGGCTCGGCCAGGGCCTGCTGTCGCTGCTCAGCCGCGACCGGCTCGACGAGGACACCTGGGAGGCGATCGAGGACACCCTCCTCACCGCCGACGTGGGCGTCGCGCCCACCCAGGCGCTCGTCGACAAGCTGCGGACGCGCCTGCGCGTCGAGGGCGGACAGGCGCCCGACCCCCGCACCGTGCTGCGCGAGGAGCTGGTCGAGCTCGTCGGCACCGACCTGGACCGCCGCGTACAGGTCACCGGTGCCGACGGCAAGCCCGGCGTGGTGCTGGTCGTGGGCGTCAATGGCGCCGGCAAGACGACCACCGTCGGCAAGATCGCCCGCATCCTCGTCGCCGAGGACCTCACCGTGACCCTGGGCGCGGCCGACACCTTCCGCGCGGCCGCCGTCGACCAGCTGGCCACCTGGGGCGAGCGCGTCGGCGTCGAGGTCGTCCGGGGACCCGAGGGCGGCGACCCCGCCAGCGTCGCGTTCGAGGCCGTCAAGCACGGCGTCGAGAACGGCGTCGACACCGTGCTCGTCGACACCGCCGGCCGCCTCCAGAACAAGGCCGGCCTGATGGACGAGCTCGGCAAGATCAAACGCGTCATCGAGAAGCAGGCCGACGTCACCGAGGTGCTGCTCGTCCTCGACGCGACCACCGGGCAGAACGGCCTGATCCAGGCCCGAGTCTTCAGCGAGATCGTGGACGTCACCGGCATCGTGCTCACCAAGCTCGACGGGTCCGCCAAGGGCGGTATCGTGGTGCAGGTGCAGCGCGAGCTGGGCGTGCCGGTCAAGCTCGTCGGTCTCGGTGAGGGTCCCGACGACATGGCGCCCTTCGAGGCGTCGGCGTTCGTGGACGCGCTCCTCGGCTGA
- a CDS encoding class I SAM-dependent methyltransferase, whose amino-acid sequence MTGSRHDVHRAYCAACGTRVSRQFRPGPDGRPDAKCPRCGSLERHRFLSLLLGSLGPDLRDLDTVVEIAPSRQSTPLIDRLGARRRVRLDLGHDKREVDALASLTALPLRDASVDLLVCYHVLEHVPDDCTAMREIARVLSPRGIALLEVPIRMGVATEEDPLAAPEDRVRRFGQADHVRWYGDDFDDRLAAAGLSSVRVTPPALVGEAAVSWFRLMAHEVVWVARPGQACGTPVLPGSGSGLAAAFDAVLADLARTEARLARARTRAERLAAERDALRARLAGGQPSAEHPMLTRLRRAAHL is encoded by the coding sequence GTGACCGGCTCACGCCACGACGTGCACAGGGCCTACTGCGCGGCCTGCGGGACGAGGGTGTCCCGGCAGTTCCGCCCGGGGCCGGACGGACGCCCGGACGCCAAGTGCCCGCGCTGCGGGAGCCTCGAGCGGCACCGGTTCCTGTCCCTGCTGCTCGGCTCGCTCGGACCCGACCTGCGCGACCTCGACACCGTGGTCGAGATCGCCCCGTCGCGCCAGTCGACGCCCCTGATCGACCGGCTGGGCGCCCGTCGCCGGGTGCGCCTCGACCTCGGGCACGACAAGCGTGAGGTCGACGCCCTCGCCAGCCTCACCGCGCTGCCGCTGCGCGACGCGTCCGTCGACCTGCTGGTCTGCTACCACGTGCTCGAGCACGTCCCGGACGACTGCACCGCCATGCGCGAGATCGCGCGCGTGCTGAGCCCGCGGGGGATCGCGCTGCTCGAGGTGCCGATCAGGATGGGTGTGGCGACGGAGGAGGACCCGCTCGCCGCGCCCGAGGACCGGGTGCGCCGCTTCGGGCAGGCCGACCACGTGCGGTGGTACGGGGACGACTTCGACGACCGGCTCGCCGCGGCGGGCCTGTCCTCCGTACGGGTCACGCCGCCCGCCCTGGTCGGCGAGGCCGCGGTGTCGTGGTTCCGCCTGATGGCGCACGAGGTGGTGTGGGTCGCGCGACCAGGGCAGGCCTGCGGGACCCCGGTGCTGCCCGGCAGCGGGTCCGGCCTGGCGGCGGCCTTCGACGCGGTGCTCGCGGACCTTGCGCGGACGGAGGCCCGCCTCGCCCGGGCACGTACGCGGGCCGAGCGGCTGGCCGCCGAGCGCGACGCCCTGCGGGCCCGGCTGGCGGGCGGACAGCCGTCGGCGGAGCACCCGATGCTCACCCGCCTGCGTCGTGCCGCGCACCTCTGA